The genomic DNA TGGATTCCAACATATTCCACTACAACTCAGGTAAGAAGATGAGTATGTATTTGAGAGACTCTGTGTTATTGATAGCACTTTCCTGCGTTGCTACGTATGCAGATGACTGGCCACGTTTTCGCGGATCCGCTGGTTCTGGCGTTGTCGAAAATTCTGAGTCTCTGCCAAATCAATGGTCGCCGACCGTGAATCTTGCCTGGAAGTTACCTCTCCCAGGACCTGGAGCGTCCAGTCCGATCATAATTGGTAACAAAGTTATAGTGACATGCTATTCCGGATATGGGCTTGATCCCAATCATCCAGGCGAGATCGAAAGTTTAGTTCGCAATCTCCTGTGCGTCGATCTGAGAACAGGCACGTTACTGTGGCAAAATAATGTGAAGGCTTCGTTACCTGAAGATCTTTATGATCAGTCTGGAGTTTCATCGCACGGGTATGCATCGCACACACCTGTTTCCGATGGAGAAAATATTTACTGTTTCTTTGGCAAAGGGGGCGTCTATGCCTTTGATCTCAATGGCAACGAACTATGGCATGCGAATGCAGGAAAGGAATCTGATCCTCCTAAATGGGGATCCTCCTCAAGTCCTGTTCTTTACAAGAATACATTGATCATCACTGCTTCAGCCGAAAGTCAATCAATCATTGGCTTCGATAAAGTGACAGGAAAAAAGAAATGGCAACAGGAAGCAACAGGCTTGGATGGTATGTGGGGCACGCCCATATTAGTGGAAGTCGACAGCCAGCGAACAGACCTTGTGATGCTGGTCTCTGGAGAACTTTGGGGGCTCGATCCAGAAACTGGTCAACTGCGATGGTACTCGGAGGCAACAGGTTCTCAGCAGGCCTACACGAGCGTAATTTCACTTGGACACCAGGTGTTTGCTTTTTCAGGGCAGGGTAGTCGAAGTTTAACATTAGAGATCGACGGACTGGGAAATATTGAGGACGATTACACTGTGTGGACAAGTTCAGTCAGTGCAACGTATGCATCGCCCGTACTTCATCAATCAAAAGTGTATGTCGTTTCGAATGGTATTCTCACAGCTGTAGATAGTAAGTCAGGCAAGCGACTCTTACAAATTCGCTTAAAAGATTTTCAGCAGACTGGTAACGCTCGTTTTGGCTCACTTGACTATGCATCACCTGTCGTTGTGGATAATCGACTGTTTTATTTGAATGCAAGTGGACAAGCGTACGTTTTTGGGCTGGAGGATGATGTGGAACTGTTGGCGGTCAACAAGATCACGACAGAGAATGAGAACTTCTGGGGTTCACCTGCAGTAAGCAACGGACGAATGGTGCTGCGTAGTTCGGCGAATCTTTATTGTATTGCAAAAAGTGGAAGCCCCATTGAAAATCAAAAACCAGAGGCGACCGAGTTCGATGTCGCTGAATTACAGCAGCATGCCGAAAAGCCGCGAAATAATCCCGTCCATGTGATCGATCAGAGCGAAGAATATGTTGATGAAATTATTGATGCTGAGGGTGAACGAACGAAGAACACTCGTTTAAAGCGACCTCGCCGTCCAGTCTCAGAGAGCGATTAAACCGTCTGAGCATATTCTAAAATAAATTGCAGCGTTATTCAGAAGTAAACCCAGCGTTTTCGGGCGATTGACAAATTATGCTGCAGGGATTGATCATAATCCCGTGTCCACTCTACCTGGGTAAGTCCATGTTAGCGTCAGCAGATCAGCCCGCTGTTCCACGTCTTCGGTCAACTTCTGTTGATCTGATGATCACCGACTCTCGGATCGAGCGTAAGTAATTCAGTTCTTCTGCTGCATCAGTTGCCAGGATCGTCCAGGCCGATCGACACGGAAGTGGACCACGCGAGTGGACTCCACTTCAGTCACATACGCCGTCCTTCCGTTTGGTCCGCCGAAGCAAATGTTGCTCGGTTGCGTCCCCAGTACATCGATTTCCTGGAGAATTTCACCACTGGGTGACATCTTGACAACCGTGCCTTTCCCATACCTGGTGATGTACAAGTTCCCGTCCACATCGGCCCGCATGCCGTCAAACCCGTGGTCGGCAAATTGGCGGACGAGCTGCTTTTCCCCCAGTGAACGATCAGCGTTAATCGGAAACGCCCAGACATTTCGTTGCACACTTTCATTCACATACAGCGTTTTTTCATCAGAGCTGACTTCAATCCCGTTCGTAGTTCCCATCTGACTGGCCACCAGAAGCGTGCTGCCATCTGGATCAATTCGCCAAATCTGACCAGTTCCTTCATTCCAGTTCGGATCACTTGCAAAAATTGTCCCGTCTTTGGTGATGGCTAAATCATTGGGTTGATTCATGGCTGGGTTGTGGGCAAATGTGCGGATCTGTTTTGTGTCGACATCCACCAGCAAAATATTATGCCCCTGATAATCGGCGACGTAGAAATCGCCGTCCGCATTGAAACGAATGCCATTCCCAATGCTGCCTTCGGGGACTTCGACAAACACAGACGCCGAGCCAGCAGGAGTCACACGGCCGATTGTTCCCTGACGCTGTAAGTTCACCGCATACAAATTGCCCGCCGCATCACAGGCAGGTCCTTCGATGCCGGGTGTGAATTCACCCTTACGGGTCAAGATTCGTGCATTCCAAAGCAGTTCTTCAACCTTGAAAGTGATTTCCTGCTGTCCGAAAAACTGCTCGGCTGGCCATGATGACCAGCTATCATCTTCACCGACACGCAATTGCCACCACCCCGCCAGATCGATCACCTGCCCACCGGAAACCATAAGGCGAGGTGACATCTCTAGTCCCGTATTGGACTGATTGCTTCGAAGCACCAGAAGATTGGTGGATTTGATCTCGGCCTCGGTTGCCCGAATTGTCCAACGCTGACCGATGCCGTCGGCTCGGCGTGAAATCAATGTTCCATTCCAGAACAGATCGAACTGTTGGTTAGTATTCTCCAGTGATACAGTCAACTCCTGCGCCTGCTTAGAGGTCCCGGTCAGATCGATCACACAACGAAACCAACTGGGAGAGTTACCCTGAGCTGCGTCTTCTTCACTCAGCGTAGTCTCCGTTGTCGGCACACCGATACGAATCCAGCGCTGACTCGATTCATTCCGCCTGCCGCTGCCGGGCGTTGCCTCGGGCACCGGCAGGCCCGTTGTCATGTAGACAGTGTTAGCGAGCAGTCGGATGAAACCGGGCTGCCTAAAATCTTTAGGATGTCCCAACGCGAAATAGTAGGTCGATCCGCCGTCAGATCGCTTATAAATCCAAGCGGCTGGTTCGGGCTCGTGTCCGTCTACATGGCCAGTCAACAGAAGTTGAGCCCCTGGTTGAAGTGGTCCGGTTTTGTACATATGCCCGCCTTGTATATATGGCTCACGCGGCACATTCTTCAGTAGTTCCAACTGGTCAGCCGACTCGGCGATACGCGTTGTCGCCAAGAGTTCGTCCGGATAACTGCCGTGATAATTGCCGCCGATGATTTCCGCATCGAATTCAGGCCAGTCCTTCAGACCGGCGGGCACATCCTCACTTCGTAGTGCAAATGCATGGCTCGTCGATCGCAATGCAATCAGCGGTTTGCCAGCGTCCAGATATTGTTTGATGAGATTCAATTGTTCGGGTGGCAATGTCCGCCTGCGGATACTCATCAGCACAACATCGGCCGATTCAATCGCTGTCAGTCCTGGAATAGAATTGCGATTCTCCTCGTCGGCATGCAGAATGGTGACCCGAAAGTCTTTGCCCAACGCGTTGACAGCGAAATTTGTCAACGATGTTTTTGTGTCGTATGGATCCTCAGCAATGACCATCACGACATTCGGTCGCTGATCTCCACGATAGCGAAACGATCTCCCACCCACGAATTGATCGGACGTGATCGTTGGACAGACAAACCGCTCGATGTGTGAAATGATTAAATCATTTCCCGAATAATGACTGACGTAAGGCCATCGATTCGGGTTGTACATTGCATCGGTCAGGTCTCGCATCAGGGCCACGTTTTTGCCGTTCTGTGCCATCTGTCGCAGGCCGAACGGGCGACCGAGTACACACATGTTGACATGCACGCCAGCCAGTAAAACATTCTTTATGCCGCGTTCCTCTAGCGCATTCCAGATTTCATCTCCACGATCAGAAATCAGATCGCATTCGGCATCAATACTGATCAACGGTGACTGTTTGCGCCAGGGCCGCCCCGGATTACGACCTTCGGCTGCCAGTTGCTCCTGCCACTTGGCCCGCCCCTGGTCACTGTCATCATTGCCACCGTCGGATTGGTCAAGCGGATACAGCGATTGTTCTTCGGCGGGAATCGAATAACACCACGAGGTGATTTCGGCAGGCAACCGATCAGCGGGTTTGGCATTGATGGCTCGCATTCGGGCAGGGTGATCGCCGTATGCATCCATACAGCCGCTTGGCGCGTGAATAATTGTCGCGCCTTGCTGGCGGGCAGCGTTCAGCGTTGCTTCCAGTCGGGGGAC from Rubinisphaera italica includes the following:
- a CDS encoding PQQ-binding-like beta-propeller repeat protein yields the protein MDSNIFHYNSGKKMSMYLRDSVLLIALSCVATYADDWPRFRGSAGSGVVENSESLPNQWSPTVNLAWKLPLPGPGASSPIIIGNKVIVTCYSGYGLDPNHPGEIESLVRNLLCVDLRTGTLLWQNNVKASLPEDLYDQSGVSSHGYASHTPVSDGENIYCFFGKGGVYAFDLNGNELWHANAGKESDPPKWGSSSSPVLYKNTLIITASAESQSIIGFDKVTGKKKWQQEATGLDGMWGTPILVEVDSQRTDLVMLVSGELWGLDPETGQLRWYSEATGSQQAYTSVISLGHQVFAFSGQGSRSLTLEIDGLGNIEDDYTVWTSSVSATYASPVLHQSKVYVVSNGILTAVDSKSGKRLLQIRLKDFQQTGNARFGSLDYASPVVVDNRLFYLNASGQAYVFGLEDDVELLAVNKITTENENFWGSPAVSNGRMVLRSSANLYCIAKSGSPIENQKPEATEFDVAELQQHAEKPRNNPVHVIDQSEEYVDEIIDAEGERTKNTRLKRPRRPVSESD
- a CDS encoding SMP-30/gluconolactonase/LRE family protein, coding for MPILKLFSLPVVIVFFQVIGLLQTGAAAEPAFNLTLRSQVPTGPDGLRFHYVESDEVWKPSETAIIVCDVWDSHTCYNAVERLNEFVPRLEATLNAARQQGATIIHAPSGCMDAYGDHPARMRAINAKPADRLPAEITSWCYSIPAEEQSLYPLDQSDGGNDDSDQGRAKWQEQLAAEGRNPGRPWRKQSPLISIDAECDLISDRGDEIWNALEERGIKNVLLAGVHVNMCVLGRPFGLRQMAQNGKNVALMRDLTDAMYNPNRWPYVSHYSGNDLIISHIERFVCPTITSDQFVGGRSFRYRGDQRPNVVMVIAEDPYDTKTSLTNFAVNALGKDFRVTILHADEENRNSIPGLTAIESADVVLMSIRRRTLPPEQLNLIKQYLDAGKPLIALRSTSHAFALRSEDVPAGLKDWPEFDAEIIGGNYHGSYPDELLATTRIAESADQLELLKNVPREPYIQGGHMYKTGPLQPGAQLLLTGHVDGHEPEPAAWIYKRSDGGSTYYFALGHPKDFRQPGFIRLLANTVYMTTGLPVPEATPGSGRRNESSQRWIRIGVPTTETTLSEEDAAQGNSPSWFRCVIDLTGTSKQAQELTVSLENTNQQFDLFWNGTLISRRADGIGQRWTIRATEAEIKSTNLLVLRSNQSNTGLEMSPRLMVSGGQVIDLAGWWQLRVGEDDSWSSWPAEQFFGQQEITFKVEELLWNARILTRKGEFTPGIEGPACDAAGNLYAVNLQRQGTIGRVTPAGSASVFVEVPEGSIGNGIRFNADGDFYVADYQGHNILLVDVDTKQIRTFAHNPAMNQPNDLAITKDGTIFASDPNWNEGTGQIWRIDPDGSTLLVASQMGTTNGIEVSSDEKTLYVNESVQRNVWAFPINADRSLGEKQLVRQFADHGFDGMRADVDGNLYITRYGKGTVVKMSPSGEILQEIDVLGTQPSNICFGGPNGRTAYVTEVESTRVVHFRVDRPGRSWQLMQQKN